The Bubalus bubalis isolate 160015118507 breed Murrah chromosome 1, NDDB_SH_1, whole genome shotgun sequence genome includes a region encoding these proteins:
- the LOC112577605 gene encoding 40S ribosomal protein S24-like: protein MNNAVTIQTRKFMTNQLLQRKQMVIDVLHPGKATVPKTEIWEKLAKMYKTTPDVVFVFGFRTYFGSGKTTGFGMIYNSLDYAKKNEPKHRLARHGLYEKKNTSRKQ, encoded by the coding sequence ATGAACAACGCGGTAACTATCCAGACTAGGAAGTTCATGACCAACCAACTGCTTCAGCGGAAACAAATGGTCATCGATGTTCTTCACCCTGGAAAGGCAACAGTACCTAAAACAGAAATTTGGGAAAAACTGGCCAAAATGTACAAGACCACACCAGATGTCGTCTTTGTATTTGGATTCAGAACTTATTTTGGCAGTGGCAAGACAACTGGCTTCGGCATGATTTACAATTCCTTGGATTACGCAAAGAAGAATGAGCCCAAACACAGGCTTGCGAGACATGGCCTATATGAGAAGAAAAATACCTCAAGAAAACAGTGA